In Microbacterium maritypicum, the following are encoded in one genomic region:
- a CDS encoding YggS family pyridoxal phosphate-dependent enzyme, which yields MTSAVDGQEPSGLAARLAAIDERIAAAARAAGRDPEELTRIVVTKFHPASLVRDLHAIGVRAVGENRQQELSAKQAELAALDLAWHFIGQGQTNKAAAIRRSADVVHSVDRDRFADALHRAADGDDVLDVLVQVNLTDDPGRGGVAPADAVGLVEHVLALPSLRLRGVMAVAPLDEEPAAAFARLRDVSDVVRATAPDATWISAGMTGDFAEAIAAGATHLRIGSAITGPRPDRG from the coding sequence GTGACCTCGGCGGTCGACGGCCAGGAGCCATCGGGCCTGGCTGCGCGGCTGGCGGCGATCGACGAACGGATCGCCGCCGCCGCGCGTGCCGCAGGCAGAGATCCAGAAGAGCTCACCAGGATCGTGGTGACGAAGTTCCACCCGGCATCGCTCGTGCGCGACCTGCATGCGATCGGTGTGCGCGCGGTCGGCGAGAACCGACAGCAGGAGCTGTCGGCCAAGCAGGCTGAGCTCGCCGCCCTCGACCTGGCCTGGCACTTCATCGGCCAGGGGCAGACCAACAAGGCGGCGGCCATCCGTCGCAGCGCCGATGTGGTGCACTCGGTCGACCGAGACCGGTTCGCCGATGCCCTGCACAGAGCCGCCGACGGCGACGATGTGCTCGACGTGCTCGTGCAGGTCAACCTGACGGATGATCCGGGTAGAGGAGGCGTGGCCCCCGCCGATGCGGTCGGTCTTGTCGAGCATGTGCTCGCCCTGCCCTCCCTGCGTCTGCGCGGCGTGATGGCTGTCGCTCCTCTCGATGAGGAGCCTGCTGCCGCATTCGCTCGGCTGCGCGACGTCTCCGACGTCGTCCGAGCCACCGCCCCTGACGCGACTTGGATCTCGGCCGGGATGACCGGCGACTTCGCCGAGGCGATCGCCGCCGGCGCGACACACCTGCGGATCGGCTCCGCAATCACCGGACCCCGGCCCGACCGGGGTTAA
- a CDS encoding cell division protein SepF: protein MGNPLKKTMVYLGLADEEEVYEEEAQAPARAHRERDRDREEPAPAPVTPLRRPVAVRQPSAGAVNEILTVHPKQYRDAQLIAESFREGVPVIINLSQMSDADARRLIDFASGLSLGLYGRIERVTSKVFLLSPENIAVSGHGGIAHADAESAGFDQS from the coding sequence ATGGGTAACCCGCTGAAGAAGACCATGGTGTATCTCGGCCTCGCCGACGAGGAAGAGGTCTATGAGGAAGAGGCGCAGGCTCCTGCCCGCGCTCACCGCGAACGTGACCGTGACCGCGAGGAGCCGGCACCGGCCCCCGTCACGCCGTTGCGCCGCCCTGTCGCCGTCCGCCAGCCGTCTGCAGGAGCCGTGAACGAGATCCTCACCGTCCACCCGAAGCAGTACCGCGACGCACAGCTGATCGCCGAGAGCTTCCGTGAGGGCGTCCCCGTCATCATCAACCTCTCCCAGATGAGCGATGCCGACGCGCGTCGCCTCATCGACTTCGCGAGCGGGCTCTCCCTCGGTCTGTACGGCCGTATCGAGCGCGTCACTTCGAAGGTGTTCCTGCTCTCGCCGGAGAACATCGCGGTTTCGGGCCACGGGGGCATCGCACACGCAGACGCTGAGTCTGCGGGCTTCGACCAGTCGTAG
- a CDS encoding YggT family protein, with the protein MELVSVAASIVHLVLLLYIFVLFARLILDYIPMFNREWRPKGFGLVAAEAVYTVTDPPIRFFRRLIPPLRIGSLSLDFGFTLTLLVVLILMNIVRLFIR; encoded by the coding sequence GTGGAGCTGGTCTCCGTCGCAGCGAGCATCGTCCACCTGGTGCTGCTGCTGTACATCTTCGTGCTCTTCGCGCGCCTCATCCTGGACTACATCCCGATGTTCAATCGGGAATGGCGTCCGAAGGGTTTCGGTCTGGTCGCCGCTGAGGCCGTCTACACGGTCACCGATCCACCCATCCGGTTCTTCCGGAGGCTCATCCCACCGCTGCGGATCGGATCGCTGTCACTCGACTTCGGGTTCACACTCACCCTGTTGGTGGTGCTGATCCTGATGAACATCGTGCGGCTTTTCATCCGCTGA
- a CDS encoding DivIVA domain-containing protein, protein MALTPDDVVTKQFQHVRFKDGFDPDEVDDFLDEIVIEWRKALEENVELKAKLAAYETGAAPEAAAPAAAPVATEAPAPVAEVAAEPAPTGSATATAGIIELAQRLHDEHVAEGEAKRNALIAEAETEVARIRTEAEAKQREESARLERERNTLEARITELRNFERDYRSQLRGYIEGQLRELDEKSASTDSTPVSAIGL, encoded by the coding sequence ATGGCACTTACCCCGGATGACGTCGTCACCAAGCAGTTCCAGCACGTCCGATTCAAGGACGGCTTCGACCCGGACGAGGTGGACGACTTCCTCGACGAGATCGTCATCGAGTGGCGCAAGGCTCTCGAGGAGAACGTCGAGCTGAAGGCCAAGCTGGCCGCGTACGAGACCGGTGCTGCCCCCGAGGCCGCCGCGCCCGCCGCTGCACCCGTCGCGACCGAGGCCCCCGCGCCCGTCGCCGAGGTTGCTGCCGAGCCCGCACCGACCGGCTCCGCCACCGCGACTGCCGGCATCATCGAGCTCGCGCAGCGTCTGCACGACGAGCACGTGGCCGAGGGTGAGGCGAAGCGCAACGCGCTCATCGCCGAGGCCGAGACCGAGGTGGCGCGTATCCGCACCGAGGCCGAGGCGAAGCAGCGCGAAGAGTCGGCACGCCTGGAGCGCGAGCGCAACACGCTCGAAGCCCGCATCACCGAACTCCGCAACTTCGAGCGCGACTACCGCTCGCAGCTGCGCGGCTACATCGAGGGTCAGCTCCGCGAGCTCGACGAGAAGTCGGCATCCACGGACTCCACGCCCGTCTCCGCGATCGGTCTGTAA
- the lspA gene encoding signal peptidase II, with protein sequence MSGRSPLRRSAAGAIVAILAALVLAADQFVKYLTIENLPLHEPVPVLGEFLQLYYVRNPGAAFSLGSEVTWIFTIALAVVASIIIWKAFGIKSRLWAVVLGCLLGGVLGNLTDRLLREPGFPVGHVVDMISMPWMMPAIFNVADVFIVTGMISVALLVVFGLRFDGTRERDHAVVETEEEAEAAAVAAMVATETDAEFVDADDAATDAAGTGRSSDDDASSEDAAPASEGR encoded by the coding sequence TTGTCAGGACGCTCGCCCCTTCGTCGGTCGGCGGCCGGTGCGATCGTTGCGATTCTCGCAGCGCTCGTGCTGGCCGCCGATCAGTTTGTGAAGTACCTCACGATCGAGAACCTGCCCCTGCATGAGCCGGTTCCGGTTCTCGGTGAGTTCCTTCAGCTGTACTACGTCCGCAATCCCGGCGCGGCATTCTCGCTCGGGTCCGAGGTGACGTGGATCTTCACGATCGCCCTCGCGGTGGTGGCCTCGATCATCATCTGGAAGGCGTTCGGGATCAAGTCCCGACTGTGGGCCGTCGTTCTCGGGTGCCTGCTCGGTGGTGTGCTGGGCAACCTCACGGACCGGCTGCTTCGTGAGCCCGGTTTCCCCGTGGGGCACGTCGTCGACATGATCTCGATGCCGTGGATGATGCCCGCGATCTTCAACGTGGCAGACGTCTTCATCGTGACCGGAATGATCTCGGTCGCCCTTCTCGTCGTGTTCGGGCTCCGATTCGACGGCACGCGCGAGCGCGACCATGCTGTCGTCGAGACCGAGGAAGAAGCCGAAGCGGCTGCTGTGGCCGCTATGGTCGCGACCGAGACGGATGCAGAATTCGTGGACGCGGATGATGCAGCGACGGATGCCGCAGGCACAGGACGCTCGAGCGACGACGATGCGTCATCGGAGGATGCGGCTCCCGCATCCGAAGGACGCTGA
- a CDS encoding RluA family pseudouridine synthase, whose amino-acid sequence MESRSLPVPDGLDGTRVDAALAKLMGFSRTFAADVAAAGGVRLDGVTLDKSDRLRGGGWLDVEWQPKEAPKIIPIAVPELGIVYDDDDIVVVDKPTGVAAHPSVGWEGPTVVGALAAAGFRVATSGAPERQGVVHRLDVGTSGLMVVAKSEHAYTVLKQAFKDRTVEKIYHAVVQGHPDPLAGTIDAPIGRHPNHSWKFAVVPDGKPSVTHYETLEAFPGASLLEIHLETGRTHQIRVHMAAHRHPCVGDPLYGADPTMSARLGLTRQWLHAHQLAFAHPATGDWVQFESPYPEDFRHALDVLRGE is encoded by the coding sequence GTGGAGTCGCGGTCTCTGCCGGTGCCCGACGGTCTGGACGGCACTCGCGTCGACGCAGCTCTGGCGAAGCTCATGGGCTTCTCCCGCACCTTCGCCGCCGACGTCGCCGCAGCAGGCGGTGTGCGGTTGGACGGCGTGACGCTCGACAAGTCCGACCGCCTCCGCGGCGGCGGCTGGCTCGATGTCGAGTGGCAGCCGAAGGAAGCACCGAAGATCATTCCGATCGCGGTGCCCGAGCTCGGCATCGTGTACGACGACGACGACATCGTCGTGGTCGACAAGCCCACCGGCGTCGCGGCGCATCCGTCGGTCGGTTGGGAGGGTCCGACGGTGGTCGGCGCTCTTGCCGCCGCGGGATTCCGCGTCGCCACGAGTGGTGCTCCCGAGCGCCAGGGAGTCGTGCATCGGCTCGATGTCGGCACCAGCGGCCTGATGGTCGTCGCGAAATCCGAACACGCCTACACGGTGCTGAAGCAGGCGTTCAAGGATCGAACGGTCGAGAAGATCTATCACGCCGTGGTGCAAGGGCACCCCGACCCGCTCGCAGGGACGATCGACGCGCCGATCGGGCGCCACCCGAACCACTCCTGGAAGTTCGCCGTCGTTCCCGACGGCAAGCCCTCGGTCACCCACTACGAGACGCTCGAGGCGTTCCCCGGTGCTTCGCTCCTCGAGATCCATCTCGAGACGGGGCGCACCCACCAGATCCGTGTGCACATGGCCGCCCACCGGCATCCGTGCGTCGGCGATCCACTGTACGGAGCCGACCCGACCATGTCGGCCCGCCTCGGGCTCACGCGACAGTGGCTTCATGCGCATCAGCTGGCGTTCGCGCACCCGGCGACGGGGGATTGGGTGCAGTTCGAGTCGCCGTACCCCGAGGACTTCCGGCACGCGCTGGACGTGCTCCGCGGCGAATAG
- a CDS encoding GNAT family N-acetyltransferase — translation MGIEVRPATEFDDVATLVGPKKPTSNVCFCLRYRIGSKENVALRGSQRADRVRELCHQDPPPGVIAYLDDEPVGWAALHPRRDTSFARNRLIPHVDELDVWSLWCFRVRPGHRKQGITHALIDGAVAYARECGAPAIEGYPVDNGGEKVNLTMAYVGTRALFESAGFVKAADTGSVLDGFPRVLMRLDLGTSRKA, via the coding sequence ATGGGCATCGAGGTTCGACCAGCAACGGAGTTCGACGATGTCGCGACGCTCGTCGGCCCGAAGAAGCCGACGTCCAACGTGTGCTTCTGCCTGAGGTATCGCATCGGCAGCAAGGAGAATGTGGCGCTGCGCGGGTCGCAGCGCGCTGATCGCGTGCGCGAGCTGTGCCATCAGGATCCGCCACCTGGGGTCATCGCCTACCTCGATGACGAGCCGGTCGGCTGGGCGGCGCTGCATCCGCGGCGCGACACGAGCTTCGCACGCAATCGGCTGATCCCGCACGTCGACGAACTCGATGTGTGGTCACTGTGGTGCTTCCGCGTAAGGCCAGGGCATCGGAAGCAAGGGATCACGCACGCGCTGATCGACGGTGCCGTGGCCTACGCGAGGGAGTGCGGCGCGCCGGCGATCGAGGGGTATCCCGTCGACAACGGCGGGGAGAAGGTCAACCTGACGATGGCGTACGTCGGCACGCGCGCGCTCTTCGAGAGCGCAGGCTTCGTGAAGGCAGCCGACACGGGCTCCGTCCTCGACGGGTTCCCGCGGGTGCTGATGCGGCTCGATCTGGGCACCTCACGAAAGGCGTAG
- a CDS encoding RNA polymerase sigma factor, translating into MSTDSEIIQRSLEEPGVFSEIFERNVRPVGGYIRRRVGADAVDDVLSETFLVAFRRRASFDLGTESARPWLLGIATRVVKSHRAAEARQWRAFEASASAEEVAVETPQAASESRIDADAALRALATRIAALAAKDRDTLLLHAWGDLTYEQIAAALGVPVGTVRSRLNRVRRKLAPPGSHGAARLTWMAKEESDAAYGTSS; encoded by the coding sequence GTGAGCACGGACAGCGAGATCATCCAGCGGTCGCTCGAAGAGCCCGGAGTCTTCTCCGAGATCTTCGAGCGGAACGTCCGACCCGTCGGCGGCTACATCCGGCGACGGGTAGGCGCGGACGCCGTCGACGACGTCCTGAGTGAGACGTTCCTCGTCGCCTTCCGGCGGCGCGCGTCCTTCGACCTCGGGACGGAGTCGGCGCGGCCCTGGCTGCTCGGCATCGCGACCAGGGTGGTGAAGAGCCATCGGGCTGCGGAAGCGCGGCAGTGGCGGGCGTTCGAAGCCTCGGCATCAGCGGAGGAGGTCGCCGTGGAAACTCCGCAGGCCGCCTCCGAGTCGCGGATCGATGCCGATGCCGCTCTGCGGGCGCTGGCCACGCGGATCGCGGCCCTCGCGGCGAAGGATCGCGACACCTTGCTGCTGCATGCGTGGGGCGACCTCACGTATGAGCAGATCGCCGCTGCGCTGGGCGTGCCGGTCGGAACCGTTCGGTCCCGGCTGAATCGCGTTCGCCGAAAGCTCGCGCCGCCGGGCTCGCACGGAGCAGCCCGACTGACATGGATGGCGAAGGAGGAGAGCGATGCAGCTTATGGAACAAGTTCGTGA
- a CDS encoding RNA polymerase sigma factor, whose amino-acid sequence MSTDSEIIQRSLGQPRAFAELFDRHAGSVGRYAARRLGPDAGEDILSETFLVAFARRRSFDAAWDSALPWLFGIASRLIKKHRVREAKHHRSSVESAHREEHVSHGDLEGTIARLDAEISTRELAPRIAALSAKERDTLLLYAWGDLTYEEVAVALGVPVGTVRSRMNRIRTRLDPTRGSRRERVVSEKEGEVDGRFRTRA is encoded by the coding sequence GTGAGCACAGATAGCGAGATCATTCAGCGGTCGCTCGGGCAACCCCGAGCCTTCGCTGAACTGTTCGATCGGCACGCGGGATCGGTGGGTCGATATGCCGCTCGCCGCCTCGGTCCCGATGCCGGTGAGGACATCCTCAGCGAGACATTCCTGGTCGCTTTCGCGCGACGGAGATCTTTCGATGCGGCGTGGGACTCCGCGCTGCCGTGGTTGTTCGGCATCGCCTCGCGGTTGATCAAGAAGCACCGAGTTCGGGAGGCGAAGCACCACCGATCGAGCGTGGAGTCCGCACACCGCGAGGAACACGTGTCGCACGGCGACCTCGAGGGGACGATCGCTCGCCTCGACGCCGAGATCTCCACCCGAGAGCTGGCGCCCCGCATCGCCGCGCTGTCAGCGAAGGAACGGGACACGCTGCTGCTCTACGCCTGGGGAGACCTGACGTATGAGGAGGTCGCCGTCGCCCTCGGCGTACCTGTGGGCACCGTCCGCTCGCGAATGAATCGAATACGAACTCGACTCGATCCGACCAGAGGGAGCCGCCGAGAACGAGTTGTGAGCGAGAAGGAAGGAGAGGTCGATGGACGTTTTCGAACGCGTGCGTGA
- the dnaE gene encoding DNA polymerase III subunit alpha, whose amino-acid sequence MASDSFVHLHVHSEYSMLDGAAKINAMTQAAADYGMPAIAVTDHGNTFAAFEFYNAARNAGIKPIIGLEAYMTPGTHRSDKTRVQWGSPDQKSDDVSGSGAYTHMTMWSQSTQGMHNLFRISSRSSMEGYYFKPRMDRELLQTYGKGIIATTGCPSGEVQTRLRLGQYDAARAAAAEFQDIFGKENYFAEIMDHGLSIERRVMTDLLRLAKDLNIPLVATNDSHYTHQHEADAHEALLCVQSGSTMDDPNRFKFDGDGYYIKTAAEMRQLFRDHPEACDNTLLIAERCEVEFDTSANYMPRFPVPDGETEDSWLIKEVEAGLHYRYPGGIPDKVRKQAEYETGIILQMGFPGYFLVVADFINWAKDNGIRVGPGRGSGAGSMVAYAMKITDLDPLEHGLIFERFLNPDRVSMPDFDVDFDDRRRGEVIDYVTEKYGSERVAQIVTYGTIKSKQALKDAGRVLGFPFSMGERLTKAMPPPVMGKDMPLDGMFDSAHPRYKEASEFRALIETDPEAKTVFDRALGLEGLKRQWGVHAAGVIMSSDPLLDIIPIMKREQDGQIVTQFDYPSCESLGLIKMDFLGLRNLTIISDALDNIRTNRGEELDLEHLGLDDPGVYELLARGDTLGVFQLDSPPLRSLMRLMKPDNFGDISALIALYRPGPMGANSHTNYALRKNGLQEITPIHPELEEPLAEILEESYGLIIYQEQVMAIAQAVAGFSLGQADILRRAMGKKKKSELDKQYEGFAGGMKQRGFGEAAIKALWDILLPFSDYAFNKAHSAAYGLVSYWTAYLKAHYPAEYMAALLTSVGDSKDKMALYLNECRRMGIKVLPPDVSDSINYFAAVDDDIRFGLGAVRNVGSNVVDGIVRARKDERFTSFHHFLDKVPLHVSNKRTVESLIKAGAFDSMGDSRRALMEVHEDAVEAAVDRKRNEAQGAIGFDFDSLYDGMEEAAPAKVPARPEWIKKDKLAFEREMLGLYVSDHPLAGLEVPLAKHASISIHDLNNSEDLQDGDQVTVAGLVTSVQHRVAKASGNPYGMITVEDFNGEVTVMFMGKTYTEFQHTLQQDAILAVRGRVSRRDDGLNLHAQSAFAPDIGSFDAAGPLSLVLAEQRATERVMTELAEVLRRHNGDTEVLLRVHRGGTAKVFEVPMPVKVSADLFGDLKSLLGPTCLG is encoded by the coding sequence ATGGCATCCGACTCCTTCGTCCACCTTCATGTGCACAGCGAGTACTCCATGTTGGACGGTGCGGCGAAGATCAATGCGATGACCCAGGCGGCCGCCGATTACGGCATGCCGGCCATCGCGGTGACCGATCACGGCAACACCTTCGCGGCGTTCGAGTTCTACAACGCGGCGCGGAATGCGGGCATCAAGCCCATCATCGGGCTCGAGGCGTACATGACGCCGGGCACACACCGCAGCGACAAGACGCGCGTGCAGTGGGGCTCGCCCGACCAGAAGAGCGACGACGTCTCCGGCTCGGGCGCTTACACCCACATGACGATGTGGAGCCAGAGCACCCAGGGCATGCACAACCTCTTCCGGATCAGTTCACGGTCGAGCATGGAGGGCTACTACTTCAAGCCCCGCATGGACCGCGAGCTGCTCCAGACCTATGGCAAGGGCATCATCGCGACGACGGGGTGCCCGTCTGGCGAAGTGCAGACGCGGCTCCGGCTGGGGCAGTACGACGCGGCACGGGCGGCGGCGGCAGAGTTCCAGGACATCTTCGGCAAGGAGAACTACTTCGCCGAGATCATGGACCACGGTCTCTCCATCGAGCGTCGGGTGATGACCGATCTGCTCCGCCTCGCGAAAGACCTGAATATCCCGCTGGTCGCGACCAACGACTCGCACTACACGCATCAGCACGAGGCCGATGCGCACGAGGCTCTGCTGTGCGTGCAGTCGGGCTCCACCATGGACGACCCGAACCGCTTCAAGTTCGACGGCGACGGCTATTACATCAAGACCGCCGCGGAGATGCGGCAGCTGTTCCGCGATCACCCCGAGGCCTGCGACAACACTCTGTTGATCGCCGAGCGCTGCGAGGTCGAGTTCGACACCTCGGCGAACTACATGCCGCGGTTCCCGGTGCCGGACGGCGAGACCGAAGACAGCTGGCTCATCAAAGAGGTCGAGGCAGGCCTGCACTACCGGTACCCGGGTGGCATCCCCGACAAGGTGCGCAAGCAGGCCGAGTACGAGACCGGCATCATCCTGCAGATGGGCTTCCCCGGGTACTTCCTGGTCGTCGCCGACTTCATCAACTGGGCCAAGGACAACGGCATCCGCGTCGGTCCCGGACGCGGCTCCGGTGCCGGTTCCATGGTCGCGTACGCGATGAAGATCACCGACCTCGACCCCCTCGAGCACGGCCTGATCTTCGAGCGCTTCCTGAACCCCGACCGCGTCTCGATGCCCGACTTCGACGTCGACTTCGATGATCGCCGTCGTGGCGAGGTCATCGACTACGTCACGGAGAAGTACGGCTCGGAGCGCGTCGCCCAGATCGTCACCTACGGCACCATCAAGTCCAAGCAGGCGCTGAAGGATGCGGGCCGCGTGCTCGGCTTCCCGTTCAGCATGGGGGAGCGTCTGACCAAGGCGATGCCGCCGCCCGTCATGGGCAAGGACATGCCCCTCGACGGTATGTTCGACTCGGCGCACCCGCGGTACAAAGAGGCGAGCGAGTTCCGTGCGCTGATCGAGACCGACCCCGAGGCGAAGACGGTCTTCGACCGCGCGCTCGGTCTCGAAGGTCTGAAGCGTCAATGGGGCGTGCACGCCGCCGGCGTGATCATGTCGTCCGACCCGCTGCTCGACATCATCCCGATCATGAAGCGGGAGCAGGACGGTCAGATCGTCACGCAGTTCGACTATCCGTCGTGCGAGTCGCTCGGCCTGATCAAGATGGACTTCCTGGGGCTCCGTAACCTCACGATCATCTCCGACGCGCTCGACAACATCCGCACGAACCGTGGCGAGGAACTCGACCTCGAGCACCTCGGCCTCGATGATCCCGGGGTGTACGAACTGCTCGCGCGCGGCGACACCCTGGGTGTCTTCCAGCTCGACAGTCCGCCGCTGCGCTCGCTGATGCGCCTCATGAAGCCCGACAACTTCGGTGACATCTCGGCCCTCATCGCCCTCTACCGCCCTGGTCCCATGGGAGCGAACTCGCACACGAACTACGCGCTGCGCAAGAACGGTCTACAGGAGATCACGCCGATCCACCCTGAACTCGAGGAGCCTCTGGCGGAGATCCTGGAGGAGTCCTACGGCCTCATCATCTACCAGGAGCAGGTGATGGCGATCGCTCAGGCGGTGGCCGGATTCAGCCTCGGACAAGCAGACATCCTGCGCCGAGCGATGGGAAAGAAGAAGAAGTCCGAGCTCGACAAGCAGTACGAGGGCTTCGCGGGGGGCATGAAGCAGCGCGGATTCGGAGAGGCGGCGATCAAGGCCCTCTGGGACATCCTGCTTCCGTTCTCGGACTACGCGTTCAACAAAGCCCACTCCGCCGCGTACGGCCTCGTGTCGTACTGGACCGCCTACCTCAAGGCGCACTATCCCGCCGAGTACATGGCGGCACTGCTGACCAGCGTCGGTGACTCGAAAGACAAGATGGCGCTGTACCTCAACGAGTGCCGTCGCATGGGCATCAAGGTGCTCCCTCCCGACGTGTCCGACTCGATCAACTACTTCGCGGCCGTCGACGATGACATCCGCTTCGGTCTCGGCGCTGTGCGCAACGTCGGCAGCAATGTCGTCGACGGCATCGTGCGGGCTCGAAAGGACGAGCGGTTCACCTCGTTCCATCACTTCCTCGACAAAGTCCCTCTGCACGTCTCGAACAAGCGCACCGTCGAATCGCTGATCAAAGCCGGTGCCTTCGACTCGATGGGGGACTCGCGGCGGGCTCTCATGGAGGTACACGAGGACGCGGTCGAGGCAGCCGTCGACCGTAAGCGCAATGAGGCCCAGGGAGCGATCGGTTTCGATTTCGACAGCCTCTACGACGGCATGGAAGAGGCGGCTCCCGCCAAGGTGCCCGCCCGCCCGGAGTGGATCAAGAAGGACAAGCTCGCCTTCGAGCGGGAGATGCTCGGCCTCTACGTCTCCGATCACCCGCTCGCGGGCCTCGAGGTCCCGCTGGCCAAGCACGCGTCGATCTCGATCCACGACCTCAACAACTCCGAGGACCTTCAGGACGGCGATCAGGTGACGGTCGCCGGACTCGTGACCAGCGTGCAGCACCGCGTCGCCAAGGCCAGCGGAAACCCCTACGGCATGATCACGGTCGAGGACTTCAACGGCGAGGTGACCGTGATGTTCATGGGGAAGACCTACACCGAGTTCCAGCACACGCTGCAGCAGGATGCGATCCTCGCTGTCCGCGGACGAGTCTCCCGACGTGACGACGGGCTCAACCTGCACGCCCAATCGGCGTTCGCGCCGGACATCGGCTCGTTCGATGCGGCGGGTCCGCTGTCGCTCGTCCTCGCCGAGCAGCGCGCGACGGAGCGGGTGATGACCGAGCTCGCCGAGGTGCTTCGCCGCCACAACGGCGATACCGAAGTGCTGCTCCGCGTGCATCGTGGGGGGACCGCGAAGGTCTTCGAAGTGCCGATGCCGGTCAAGGTCTCCGCAGACCTCTTCGGTGACCTCAAGTCACTGCTCGGACCCACCTGTCTGGGGTGA
- the hisD gene encoding histidinol dehydrogenase: MRTIDLRGRELSPADMLAAVPRATQARAEALDTAARIVEDVRVRGEAALREQAEQFDRVTGHEVRVPAAHIADALASIEPPVRAALEEAIVRVRRGSEAQVPAPQTTEIGPGARILQRWQPVHRVGVYIPGGKAVYPSSVIMNVVPAQVAGVEQIALASPPQADQGGRIHPTILAAAALLGVTEVYAMGGAGAIGAFAHGVPSLGLDPVDVVSGPGNNYVASAKRAVAGVVGTDSEAGATEILVVADADADARLIAADLVSQAEHDEQASAVLVTDAAGLADQVAVEVERMAAVTRHSERVGAALSGPQSAIVLVDDRAMATAFSNAYAPEHLELHLADAADAAAAFTSAGAVFVGDQTPVSLGDYMAGSNHVLPTGGQARYAPGLGSYTFLRPQQVISYDRAALSVVRAGVVALAETEVLPAHGEAIEARFTA, encoded by the coding sequence ATGCGCACGATCGATCTGCGGGGGCGCGAGCTCTCGCCCGCTGACATGCTCGCGGCCGTGCCGCGCGCCACGCAGGCTCGGGCGGAGGCGCTCGACACCGCCGCCCGGATCGTCGAGGACGTGCGCGTTCGCGGTGAGGCCGCTCTCCGTGAGCAGGCGGAGCAGTTCGACCGGGTGACGGGCCACGAGGTGCGGGTTCCCGCCGCGCACATCGCCGACGCCCTCGCATCCATCGAGCCCCCCGTCCGCGCTGCGCTCGAAGAGGCGATCGTGCGCGTGCGCCGTGGGTCCGAGGCCCAGGTGCCGGCGCCTCAGACCACCGAGATCGGCCCTGGGGCGCGCATTCTGCAGCGGTGGCAGCCCGTGCACCGCGTGGGCGTCTACATTCCCGGCGGCAAGGCGGTCTACCCGTCGAGCGTGATCATGAACGTGGTTCCCGCGCAGGTGGCGGGCGTCGAGCAGATCGCTCTGGCGTCCCCGCCGCAGGCCGATCAGGGCGGTCGGATCCATCCGACGATCCTTGCGGCCGCCGCCCTGTTGGGCGTCACCGAGGTCTACGCCATGGGGGGAGCCGGCGCGATCGGCGCCTTCGCGCATGGCGTTCCGTCGCTCGGCCTCGACCCCGTCGACGTGGTCTCCGGCCCGGGGAACAACTATGTCGCGTCTGCGAAGCGGGCCGTCGCCGGCGTCGTCGGGACGGATTCCGAGGCCGGAGCGACCGAGATTCTCGTCGTGGCCGATGCCGATGCCGATGCGAGACTCATCGCTGCGGATCTGGTCAGCCAGGCGGAGCATGATGAACAGGCTTCCGCCGTCCTGGTGACGGATGCTGCCGGGCTCGCGGATCAGGTCGCCGTCGAGGTCGAGCGGATGGCGGCGGTCACACGCCACAGCGAGCGTGTCGGGGCGGCTCTGAGCGGTCCGCAATCCGCGATCGTCCTCGTCGACGACCGTGCCATGGCGACGGCTTTCAGCAACGCCTACGCTCCGGAGCACCTCGAGCTGCACCTCGCCGACGCCGCAGATGCGGCGGCGGCGTTCACCAGCGCGGGTGCCGTCTTCGTCGGCGACCAGACTCCCGTCAGCCTCGGTGACTACATGGCGGGAAGCAACCACGTGCTCCCGACCGGTGGTCAGGCGCGGTATGCGCCCGGTCTCGGGTCCTACACGTTCCTGCGCCCGCAGCAGGTCATCTCGTATGATCGCGCGGCGTTGTCAGTCGTTCGCGCCGGTGTCGTGGCCCTCGCCGAAACCGAGGTGCTCCCGGCACACGGCGAGGCGATCGAGGCGCGTTTCACGGCGTAG